One stretch of Tribolium castaneum strain GA2 chromosome 5, icTriCast1.1, whole genome shotgun sequence DNA includes these proteins:
- the LOC656935 gene encoding eukaryotic translation initiation factor 4 gamma 3 isoform X2, translating into MVSRYVTNGPVKEGICLLPPTHYRMMPPQRTDGFHVPTQPYVPQQQPNQPGSQAQTLRGIAPTGPPNQASTPPTNDINKVQSVPQQQSMSHMYVTPQQPVRGTQGTYYRSGPPSQPTRMPTQHRGQQQIYPTQATQYVPMTVPPVYINAMQYYNGQRPQAFVPQTPLVYQGQHLPSQFTFQPNPNQPSVPFPFYSIRQNHPSQTTTVPPNSNQPIQPMNITQTQPTFQRPQNKRRAKAIPVIDPDTGVDRLDEVYEQNNSHPPSGESSARQTPQPVNNVNKEIQATFAKQVLQVATSDPSIDDQDIQSGSLDHETLYHHPATGQPSKLDHLVQSSNLKVQAKEFVLSASNTAKETPIVSANCDAVEVTLPNKQMKDRESPAKGRKQKEQQHKTDSVKDTPIREKVSDKESSNVNKSDNKSKETLLPSASIAPPVTTPPVTVTNKDNKEVVTHRDDKKNQKKDAKNDTNVPNVVEVIESANVSTNQPAQPAQDVSTSSAKSKNASQRTKDGQKQQQISAASNQKQAAAVVPPPQPSKPNSKSSKKNELNQKGANKEGTDMDAFNDNVQLDDVNANVSINNEINANSVVNNTNNTTVPTSDANKKNHNTETSTFRTETKTLPKSKVDITDIVKEKPKPIKSFPQPAETPQDEIDRAAPLSNEKLVQAKNEANAKASSENSTGTIIEQKPELPYREGQWAPNNLDGKKVYDKDFLMALRHDPASRKKPENIPDVIVADERGRLSDGRYSMGGGRTDFAPSFNYGGKSSSQRGPPPKRNSQSGKAGGGGGKGSKSQVIKVSISVREDVKLHEVENAWKPARFLKGDNMTDDERKTEELYKKVRGVLNKLTPQKFDTLVSQVRQLQIDTADRLQGVIDLVFEKAVDEPNFSVAYALMCRELALMQVPATNSSDDKKEFVNFRKLLVTRCQIEFEKQSLDENARPQKLKEIEDCTDPEKKKELIFDLEEYDRRLRMKSVGNIRFIGELFKQQMLTVNIMLRCLDNLLENGDEESLECLCKLLTTIGKELESKEIDLNKIFNAMKDIVDKKHGKVSSRVRFMLQDVIDLRRNKWIPRRQDSNPKTIDQIQKEAENEQLNIQAMNSVPVTPRKDDRGSSAGANTERKRRNVSDDGWQTTSSRNRTPFTVQSDKLKNKPLFLQPQTDEPLGSRQMFGNWSKGSNIKTDTSSTTNTANMYAALEHIDTEKRPSGSRSKDPYSSKGPSLERYNKSYNDGRGSRSGSQHRSAERESSLPPAQKLSQTTIPSTPKAVAQMPNMTEEQLERHMKNNLDEYLNDSCSIEEYSQDTQATVPQAYFPKMVTDGYEHVLERSSTARLRTGKLFADLISNGTLPLEDYCKGLEDLLSEVDDLTIDIPMIWNYLGEILVHLICEEVLSISRLHKSCKVIIGQGHGAKLLGALFKLVVSEKGPNFLTSCWQASGLSLESFMNQSQVESFIKDNKLDFLCGGAPTTVQNQLTYEQMHNKLREFYTKKMSFDEIVNWITANAGDRVKDSKFVRMLATSIFDFAIVRQRLVIENLKANYKLLQKYVDNNSDYELQCLYALQALIQKLEHPKGLLLTICNQLYEDAIISQDSFIAWEASTDPAEKDGKGVALMQLTSFFTQLKENEEESGSSSDET; encoded by the exons ATGGTGTCGCGGTACGTGACCAATGGTCCTGTCAAAGAGGGCATATGCTTGCTACCACCCACGCATTACAGGATGATGCCACCGCAAC GAACTGATGGTTTTCATGTACCTACACAGCCTTATGTGCCACAACAACAGCCCAACCAGCCGGGAAGTCAGGCTCAAACATTAAGGGGCATAGCACCAACAGGGCCTCCAAATCAAGCTTCGACTCCGCCGACCAACGACATCAACAAGGTTCAATCGGTGCCGCAGCAACAGTCGATGAGTCACATG TACGTAACTCCACAGCAACCAGTGCGTGGAACACAAGGGACTTATTACAGATCAGGACCTCCTAGTCAACCAACAAGGATGCCCACCCAGCACCgg gGCCAACAACAAATTTATCCAACTCAAGCAACCCAATATGTGCCGATGACTGTTCCTCCTGTGTATATAAATGCAATGCAATATTATAATGGCCAAAGGCCGCAAGCCTTTGTTCCACAAACTCCTTTGGTTTATCAAGGACAGCATCTGCCGTCTCAATTTACGTTTCAACCAAACCCAAATCAACCATCAGTACCTT TCCCTTTTTATTCCATACGGCAGAATCATCCGTCACAAACAACGACGGTTCCTCCGAATTCAAATCAACCTATCCAACCTATGAACATAACTCAAACGCAACCTACGTTCCAGCGGCCGCAAAATAAACGTAGAGCTAAAGCAATACCTGTTATAGACCCAGACACCG GTGTTGATCGATTAGATGAGGTGTATGAACAGAACAATTCCCATCCTCCTTCCGGTGAGTCATCAGCGAGGCAGACTCCTCAGCCTGTGAATAATGTCAATAAAGAAATCCAAGCTACTTTCGCGAAACAAGTACTGCAAGTGGCGACCAGCGACCCTAGTATAGATGATCAGGACATACAAAGTGGTTCGTTAGATCACGAAACACTTTACCATCATCCAGCAACCGGTCAACCGTCGAAACTTGATCATCTTGTGCAATCGAGTAACTTAAAGGTGCAGGCCAAAGAATTCGTTCTGAGTGCGTCGAATACTGCCAAAGAAACTCCGATAGTTTCCGCGAATTGTGACGCCGTTGAAGTCACATTACCGAATAAACAAATGAAGGATCGTGAAAGTCCAGCAAAAGGCCGTAAACAGAaagaacaacaacacaaaacgGACTCCGTTAAAGACACTCCAATCAGGGAAAAAGTCAGTGATAAAGAATCTTCCAATGTTAATAAAAGCGATAATAAGTCGAAAGAAACGTTATTACCTAGCGCGAGTATCGCACCGCCAGTGACTACTCCTCCGGTTACGGTTACGaataaagacaataaagaGGTTGTGACGCATCGCgacgataaaaaaaatcaaaagaaagACGCTAAAAATGATACAAACGTGCCTAACGTCGTCGAAGTTATTGAAAGTGCAAATGTTTCGACGAATCAACCAGCTCAACCCGCTCAAGATGTCTCGACAAGTAGTG CTAAATCCAAGAATGCTTCACAGAGAACGAAAGATGGGCAAAAGCAGCAACAGATTTCGGCGGCGAGTAACCAAAAACAAGCTGCGGCTGTCGTTCCTCCGCCACAGCCCTCAAAGCCGAACAGTAAATCAAGTAAAAAGAATGAACTCAATCAAAAGGGTGCAAATAAAGAAGGCACCGATATGGACGCATTCAACGATAACGTTCAGTTGGATGACGTCAACGCGAATGTTAGTATCAATAATGAAATCAATGCAAATTCGGTCGTGAATAATACGAATAACACGACGGTTCCTACAAGTGATGCTAACAAAAAGAACCATAATACTGAAACTTCAACGTTTAGGACTGAAACAAAGACTTTACCTAAGAGCAAAGTTGATATTACTGATATTGTTAAGGAAAAACCGAAACCAATCAAATCGTTTCCACAACCAGCTGAAACTCCTCAAGACGAAATTGATAGAGCCGCTCCGTTGAGTAACGAGAAGTTGGTGCAAGcgaaaaatgaagcaaatgcCAAAGCCAGTTCGGAAAATAGCACGGGGACAATCATTGAACAGAAACCTGAGTTACCGTACAGGGAAG GTCAGTGGGCCCCAAATAATTTAGATGGTAAGAAAGTATACGACAAAGACTTCTTGATGGCTTTAAGACACGACCCTGCTAGTAGAAAAAAGCCTGAGAATATTCCTGATGTTATAGTAGCAGATGAACGAGGG CGTCTCAGTGATGGAAGATACTCAATGGGTGGCGGTCGGACTGATTTTGCTCCTTCATTCAATTATGGTGGCAAATCCAGTTCGCAAAGAGGC CCGCCGCCTAAAAGAAACAGCCAGTCTGGCAAAGCTGGCGGAGGAGGCGGCAAGGGCAGCAAATCTCAAGTTATCAAAGTGTCGATTTCCGTAAGAGAAGACGTTAAATTGCACGAAGTGGAGAATGCCTGGAAGCCTGCTCGATTCCTTAAGGGCGATAATATGACTGATGACGAACGAAAAACTGAAGAATTGTATAAGAAGGTTCGTGGTGTACTCAACAAATTAACGCCACAGAAATTCGATACATTGGTCAGTCAAGTTCGACAATTGCAAATCGATACAGCCGACAGACTGCAAGGAGTTattgatttagtttttgaaaaggCTGTTGATGAACCGAATTTTTCGGTTGCTTATGCGCTTATGTGTCGGGAATTGGCTCTTATGCAG GTACCTGCTACTAATAGTTCTGATGACAAGAAAGAGTTTGTCAACTTCCGTAAATTGCTCGTTACTCGATGTCAGATTGAATTTGAGAAACAATCGCTGGATGAAAATGCCAGACctcaaaaactgaaagaaaTTGAGGATTGCACAGATCCA gaaaagaaaaaggagttgatttttgatttggaGGAATACGACCGACGGTTACGTATGAAATCAGTTGGAAATATTCGCTTTATTG gtGAATTATTTAAGCAGCAAATGTTAACCGTAAACATTATGCTGAGATGTTTGGACAATTTATTGGAAAACGGTGATGAAGAAAGCCTAGAGTGTCTGTGTAAATTATTGACAACAATCGGTAAAGAATTAGAGAGCAaagaaattgatttaaataagattttcAATGCCATGAAAGATATTGTTGATAAGAAGCACGGAAAAGTTAGCAGTAGAGTTAG gtttatgCTACAAGACGTAATAGATCTTAGAAGAAATAAGTGGATTCCTCGGCGACAAGACTCAAACCCGAAAACAATCGATCAAATACAGAAAGAAGCAGAAAATGaacaattaaatattcaaGCCATGAACTCGGTTCCTGTAACTCCTAGAAAAGATGATAGAGGTAGTAGCGCTGGCGCTAACACAGAACGAAAACGAAGAAATGTTTCCGATGATGGTTGGCAAACAACATCTTCCAGGAATAGGACACCGTTTACTGTCCAAAGTGataaattaaagaataaaCCT ctttttttacaGCCACAAACCGACGAACCGTTGGGAAGCAGACAAATGTTTGGCAACTGGAGTAAAGGCTCGAATATCAAAACCGATACGTCATCTACTACTAACACTGCCAATATGTATGCGGCTCTCGAACATATCGACACAGAAAAACGTCCTTCAG GATCGAGGTCGAAAGACCCTTACAGTTCCAAAGGGCCAAGCTTAGAGCGTTATAATAAATCATACAATGATGGAAGAGGGTCCAGATCTGGTTCGCAACATAGATCAGCCGAGAGAGAAAGTTCGTTACCTCCAGCTCAGAAACTCTCTCAAACAACGATACCTAGTACACCAAAGGCAGTAGCGCAGATGCCTAATATGACAGAAGAACAACTGGAAAGACACATGAAGAATAATTTAGACGAATATCTGAACGATAGCTGTTCAATTGAAGAATACAGCCAAGATACTCAGGCCACTGTACCCCAAGCATATTTCCCTAAAATGGTGACTGATGG gtatGAACATGTATTAGAGAGATCATCGACTGCTCGATTAAGAACAGGCAAACTGTTCGCCGATTTAATTAGTAACGGCACTCTTCCGTTGGAAGATTATTGTAAAGGTTTAGAAGACTTGCTAAGTGAAGTGGATGATTTGACCATTGATATTCCAAtgatttggaattatttgggCGAAATTTTAG TTCATTTGATTTGTGAAGAAGTTTTGTCTATAAGTAGACTACATAAGTCCTGTAAAGTGATTATCGGACAGGGCCATGGAGCGAAATTATTAGGGGCATTATTTAAGTTAGTTGTAAGTGAAAAGGGACCGAATTTTCTTACTAGCTGTTGGCAAGCTTCAGGACTTAGTCTTGAAAGTTTTATGAACCAATCTCAGGTTGAATCTTTTATAAAAGATAAT AAGTTAGATTTTCTATGTGGCGGTGCGCCAACAACTGTCCAAAACCAGCTGACATACGAACAGATGCATAATAAATTGAGGGAATTCTATACAAAGAAAATGTCATTTGatgaaattgttaattggATAACG GCCAACGCGGGAGATAGAGTCAAGGACAGTAAATTTGTTAGAATGTTGGCAACATCGATATTTGATTTTGCGATTGTGCGGCAACGATTGGTTATTGAAAACTTGAAGGCCAACTataaattgttgcaaaaatacGTTGATAATAATTCGGACTACGAATTGCAGTGTCTGTATGCGTTGCAAGCATTAATTCAAAAGTTGGAACACCCAAAAG GTCTTCTCTTGACTATTTGTAACCAGTTGTATGAAGACGCCATTATTTCTCAAGACAGTTTTATTGCCTGGGAAGCTAGCACTGATCCGGCTGAGAAGGATGGCAAAG GTGTTGCACTGATGCAATTGACTAGTTTCTTCACccaattaaaagaaaatgaagaAGAGTCAGGGTCGTCCTCAGATGAGACCTAG
- the LOC656935 gene encoding eukaryotic translation initiation factor 4 gamma 3 isoform X4: MSHMYVTPQQPVRGTQGTYYRSGPPSQPTRMPTQHRGQQQIYPTQATQYVPMTVPPVYINAMQYYNGQRPQAFVPQTPLVYQGQHLPSQFTFQPNPNQPSVPFPFYSIRQNHPSQTTTVPPNSNQPIQPMNITQTQPTFQRPQNKRRAKAIPVIDPDTGVDRLDEVYEQNNSHPPSGESSARQTPQPVNNVNKEIQATFAKQVLQVATSDPSIDDQDIQSGSLDHETLYHHPATGQPSKLDHLVQSSNLKVQAKEFVLSASNTAKETPIVSANCDAVEVTLPNKQMKDRESPAKGRKQKEQQHKTDSVKDTPIREKVSDKESSNVNKSDNKSKETLLPSASIAPPVTTPPVTVTNKDNKEVVTHRDDKKNQKKDAKNDTNVPNVVEVIESANVSTNQPAQPAQDVSTSSAKSKNASQRTKDGQKQQQISAASNQKQAAAVVPPPQPSKPNSKSSKKNELNQKGANKEGTDMDAFNDNVQLDDVNANVSINNEINANSVVNNTNNTTVPTSDANKKNHNTETSTFRTETKTLPKSKVDITDIVKEKPKPIKSFPQPAETPQDEIDRAAPLSNEKLVQAKNEANAKASSENSTGTIIEQKPELPYREGQWAPNNLDGKKVYDKDFLMALRHDPASRKKPENIPDVIVADERGRLSDGRYSMGGGRTDFAPSFNYGGKSSSQRGPPPKRNSQSGKAGGGGGKGSKSQVIKVSISVREDVKLHEVENAWKPARFLKGDNMTDDERKTEELYKKVRGVLNKLTPQKFDTLVSQVRQLQIDTADRLQGVIDLVFEKAVDEPNFSVAYALMCRELALMQVPATNSSDDKKEFVNFRKLLVTRCQIEFEKQSLDENARPQKLKEIEDCTDPEKKKELIFDLEEYDRRLRMKSVGNIRFIGELFKQQMLTVNIMLRCLDNLLENGDEESLECLCKLLTTIGKELESKEIDLNKIFNAMKDIVDKKHGKVSSRVRFMLQDVIDLRRNKWIPRRQDSNPKTIDQIQKEAENEQLNIQAMNSVPVTPRKDDRGSSAGANTERKRRNVSDDGWQTTSSRNRTPFTVQSDKLKNKPLFLQPQTDEPLGSRQMFGNWSKGSNIKTDTSSTTNTANMYAALEHIDTEKRPSGSRSKDPYSSKGPSLERYNKSYNDGRGSRSGSQHRSAERESSLPPAQKLSQTTIPSTPKAVAQMPNMTEEQLERHMKNNLDEYLNDSCSIEEYSQDTQATVPQAYFPKMVTDGYEHVLERSSTARLRTGKLFADLISNGTLPLEDYCKGLEDLLSEVDDLTIDIPMIWNYLGEILVHLICEEVLSISRLHKSCKVIIGQGHGAKLLGALFKLVVSEKGPNFLTSCWQASGLSLESFMNQSQVESFIKDNKLDFLCGGAPTTVQNQLTYEQMHNKLREFYTKKMSFDEIVNWITANAGDRVKDSKFVRMLATSIFDFAIVRQRLVIENLKANYKLLQKYVDNNSDYELQCLYALQALIQKLEHPKGLLLTICNQLYEDAIISQDSFIAWEASTDPAEKDGKGVALMQLTSFFTQLKENEEESGSSSDET; the protein is encoded by the exons ATGAGTCACATG TACGTAACTCCACAGCAACCAGTGCGTGGAACACAAGGGACTTATTACAGATCAGGACCTCCTAGTCAACCAACAAGGATGCCCACCCAGCACCgg gGCCAACAACAAATTTATCCAACTCAAGCAACCCAATATGTGCCGATGACTGTTCCTCCTGTGTATATAAATGCAATGCAATATTATAATGGCCAAAGGCCGCAAGCCTTTGTTCCACAAACTCCTTTGGTTTATCAAGGACAGCATCTGCCGTCTCAATTTACGTTTCAACCAAACCCAAATCAACCATCAGTACCTT TCCCTTTTTATTCCATACGGCAGAATCATCCGTCACAAACAACGACGGTTCCTCCGAATTCAAATCAACCTATCCAACCTATGAACATAACTCAAACGCAACCTACGTTCCAGCGGCCGCAAAATAAACGTAGAGCTAAAGCAATACCTGTTATAGACCCAGACACCG GTGTTGATCGATTAGATGAGGTGTATGAACAGAACAATTCCCATCCTCCTTCCGGTGAGTCATCAGCGAGGCAGACTCCTCAGCCTGTGAATAATGTCAATAAAGAAATCCAAGCTACTTTCGCGAAACAAGTACTGCAAGTGGCGACCAGCGACCCTAGTATAGATGATCAGGACATACAAAGTGGTTCGTTAGATCACGAAACACTTTACCATCATCCAGCAACCGGTCAACCGTCGAAACTTGATCATCTTGTGCAATCGAGTAACTTAAAGGTGCAGGCCAAAGAATTCGTTCTGAGTGCGTCGAATACTGCCAAAGAAACTCCGATAGTTTCCGCGAATTGTGACGCCGTTGAAGTCACATTACCGAATAAACAAATGAAGGATCGTGAAAGTCCAGCAAAAGGCCGTAAACAGAaagaacaacaacacaaaacgGACTCCGTTAAAGACACTCCAATCAGGGAAAAAGTCAGTGATAAAGAATCTTCCAATGTTAATAAAAGCGATAATAAGTCGAAAGAAACGTTATTACCTAGCGCGAGTATCGCACCGCCAGTGACTACTCCTCCGGTTACGGTTACGaataaagacaataaagaGGTTGTGACGCATCGCgacgataaaaaaaatcaaaagaaagACGCTAAAAATGATACAAACGTGCCTAACGTCGTCGAAGTTATTGAAAGTGCAAATGTTTCGACGAATCAACCAGCTCAACCCGCTCAAGATGTCTCGACAAGTAGTG CTAAATCCAAGAATGCTTCACAGAGAACGAAAGATGGGCAAAAGCAGCAACAGATTTCGGCGGCGAGTAACCAAAAACAAGCTGCGGCTGTCGTTCCTCCGCCACAGCCCTCAAAGCCGAACAGTAAATCAAGTAAAAAGAATGAACTCAATCAAAAGGGTGCAAATAAAGAAGGCACCGATATGGACGCATTCAACGATAACGTTCAGTTGGATGACGTCAACGCGAATGTTAGTATCAATAATGAAATCAATGCAAATTCGGTCGTGAATAATACGAATAACACGACGGTTCCTACAAGTGATGCTAACAAAAAGAACCATAATACTGAAACTTCAACGTTTAGGACTGAAACAAAGACTTTACCTAAGAGCAAAGTTGATATTACTGATATTGTTAAGGAAAAACCGAAACCAATCAAATCGTTTCCACAACCAGCTGAAACTCCTCAAGACGAAATTGATAGAGCCGCTCCGTTGAGTAACGAGAAGTTGGTGCAAGcgaaaaatgaagcaaatgcCAAAGCCAGTTCGGAAAATAGCACGGGGACAATCATTGAACAGAAACCTGAGTTACCGTACAGGGAAG GTCAGTGGGCCCCAAATAATTTAGATGGTAAGAAAGTATACGACAAAGACTTCTTGATGGCTTTAAGACACGACCCTGCTAGTAGAAAAAAGCCTGAGAATATTCCTGATGTTATAGTAGCAGATGAACGAGGG CGTCTCAGTGATGGAAGATACTCAATGGGTGGCGGTCGGACTGATTTTGCTCCTTCATTCAATTATGGTGGCAAATCCAGTTCGCAAAGAGGC CCGCCGCCTAAAAGAAACAGCCAGTCTGGCAAAGCTGGCGGAGGAGGCGGCAAGGGCAGCAAATCTCAAGTTATCAAAGTGTCGATTTCCGTAAGAGAAGACGTTAAATTGCACGAAGTGGAGAATGCCTGGAAGCCTGCTCGATTCCTTAAGGGCGATAATATGACTGATGACGAACGAAAAACTGAAGAATTGTATAAGAAGGTTCGTGGTGTACTCAACAAATTAACGCCACAGAAATTCGATACATTGGTCAGTCAAGTTCGACAATTGCAAATCGATACAGCCGACAGACTGCAAGGAGTTattgatttagtttttgaaaaggCTGTTGATGAACCGAATTTTTCGGTTGCTTATGCGCTTATGTGTCGGGAATTGGCTCTTATGCAG GTACCTGCTACTAATAGTTCTGATGACAAGAAAGAGTTTGTCAACTTCCGTAAATTGCTCGTTACTCGATGTCAGATTGAATTTGAGAAACAATCGCTGGATGAAAATGCCAGACctcaaaaactgaaagaaaTTGAGGATTGCACAGATCCA gaaaagaaaaaggagttgatttttgatttggaGGAATACGACCGACGGTTACGTATGAAATCAGTTGGAAATATTCGCTTTATTG gtGAATTATTTAAGCAGCAAATGTTAACCGTAAACATTATGCTGAGATGTTTGGACAATTTATTGGAAAACGGTGATGAAGAAAGCCTAGAGTGTCTGTGTAAATTATTGACAACAATCGGTAAAGAATTAGAGAGCAaagaaattgatttaaataagattttcAATGCCATGAAAGATATTGTTGATAAGAAGCACGGAAAAGTTAGCAGTAGAGTTAG gtttatgCTACAAGACGTAATAGATCTTAGAAGAAATAAGTGGATTCCTCGGCGACAAGACTCAAACCCGAAAACAATCGATCAAATACAGAAAGAAGCAGAAAATGaacaattaaatattcaaGCCATGAACTCGGTTCCTGTAACTCCTAGAAAAGATGATAGAGGTAGTAGCGCTGGCGCTAACACAGAACGAAAACGAAGAAATGTTTCCGATGATGGTTGGCAAACAACATCTTCCAGGAATAGGACACCGTTTACTGTCCAAAGTGataaattaaagaataaaCCT ctttttttacaGCCACAAACCGACGAACCGTTGGGAAGCAGACAAATGTTTGGCAACTGGAGTAAAGGCTCGAATATCAAAACCGATACGTCATCTACTACTAACACTGCCAATATGTATGCGGCTCTCGAACATATCGACACAGAAAAACGTCCTTCAG GATCGAGGTCGAAAGACCCTTACAGTTCCAAAGGGCCAAGCTTAGAGCGTTATAATAAATCATACAATGATGGAAGAGGGTCCAGATCTGGTTCGCAACATAGATCAGCCGAGAGAGAAAGTTCGTTACCTCCAGCTCAGAAACTCTCTCAAACAACGATACCTAGTACACCAAAGGCAGTAGCGCAGATGCCTAATATGACAGAAGAACAACTGGAAAGACACATGAAGAATAATTTAGACGAATATCTGAACGATAGCTGTTCAATTGAAGAATACAGCCAAGATACTCAGGCCACTGTACCCCAAGCATATTTCCCTAAAATGGTGACTGATGG gtatGAACATGTATTAGAGAGATCATCGACTGCTCGATTAAGAACAGGCAAACTGTTCGCCGATTTAATTAGTAACGGCACTCTTCCGTTGGAAGATTATTGTAAAGGTTTAGAAGACTTGCTAAGTGAAGTGGATGATTTGACCATTGATATTCCAAtgatttggaattatttgggCGAAATTTTAG TTCATTTGATTTGTGAAGAAGTTTTGTCTATAAGTAGACTACATAAGTCCTGTAAAGTGATTATCGGACAGGGCCATGGAGCGAAATTATTAGGGGCATTATTTAAGTTAGTTGTAAGTGAAAAGGGACCGAATTTTCTTACTAGCTGTTGGCAAGCTTCAGGACTTAGTCTTGAAAGTTTTATGAACCAATCTCAGGTTGAATCTTTTATAAAAGATAAT AAGTTAGATTTTCTATGTGGCGGTGCGCCAACAACTGTCCAAAACCAGCTGACATACGAACAGATGCATAATAAATTGAGGGAATTCTATACAAAGAAAATGTCATTTGatgaaattgttaattggATAACG GCCAACGCGGGAGATAGAGTCAAGGACAGTAAATTTGTTAGAATGTTGGCAACATCGATATTTGATTTTGCGATTGTGCGGCAACGATTGGTTATTGAAAACTTGAAGGCCAACTataaattgttgcaaaaatacGTTGATAATAATTCGGACTACGAATTGCAGTGTCTGTATGCGTTGCAAGCATTAATTCAAAAGTTGGAACACCCAAAAG GTCTTCTCTTGACTATTTGTAACCAGTTGTATGAAGACGCCATTATTTCTCAAGACAGTTTTATTGCCTGGGAAGCTAGCACTGATCCGGCTGAGAAGGATGGCAAAG GTGTTGCACTGATGCAATTGACTAGTTTCTTCACccaattaaaagaaaatgaagaAGAGTCAGGGTCGTCCTCAGATGAGACCTAG